TTGGTCATGCGTGATTCCGTCTTTTACCGGATCAGCTTGCCGTAAGAATGGTTAATGACGGGTGAATCACATCGAATTGCGCGATCCACCACGTAATTCAGGCGGCTTTGGTGGATGCTACGCAGCCGAGCCCCCAACCGTCAGGCCGCCGATCAACAGCGATGGCTGGCCCACGCCAACAGGCACAGACTGACCCGCTTTGCCGCAGGTGCCAACGCCCGGATCCAGCGCCATGTCATTCCCAATCGCGCGAATTTGCTTCATCGCCTGTGGGCCGTCCCCAATCAGCGTGGCGCCTTTAACCGGCGCACCGACTTTACCGCCTTCGACGCGGTAGGCTTCGGTGCAGGAGAACACGAACTTTCCGTTGGTGATGTCCACTTGGCCACCACCGAATCCAACGGCATAGATGCCGTCTTTCAGCTCTCCCAACACTTCTTCCGGGGTGGCGTTGCCGCCTTCCATGATGGTGTTTGTCATGCGCGGCATCGGGGCATGGGCATAGCTTTGGCGACGCCCATTCCCCGTAGGGGCGACCCCCATCAGGCGTGCGTTTTGGCGGTCTTGCATATAGCCGACAAGCACGCCGTCCTCGATCAACACAGCACGGCCCGAAGGGGTGCCCTCGTCATCCACGGTGATCGACCCGCGCCGGTCGGGCAGGGTGCCATCATCGACGACTGTCACGCCCTTTGCAGCCACTTGCTGGCCGACAAGGCCCGAGAAGGCCGAGGTACCCTTGCGGTTAAAGTCACCTTCAAGCCCATGGCCCACGGCCTCGTGTAGCAGGATACCCGGCCAGCCATTGCCCAGAACTACATCCATCATGCCCGCAGGCGCGGGCACCGCGTCTAGGTTTACCAACGCAATTCGCAGCGCCTCGCGCGCGGTGCTTTGCCAGTGTTGCGGGTCCATCAAACCAGTTAGTCCCGCACGTCCACCACCACCCGAAGAGCCGCTTTCCCGCCGCCCATCTTTTTCTACGATGACCGACACATTCAGGCGTGTCATGGGGCGCGTGTCCGACACCAACTGACCATCGGGGCGCAGGATGTGCACCTCTTGCAGGCTGGCCGCGATGGTCGCCGAGACTTGCACCACCCGTGAATCGAGGTCGCGGGTAAACGCATCAATCTCACGCAGGGTTTCGACCTTCAAGCCAAACCCCGCATCTGCCATCGGGTCGGCATCTGTATAGAGCTTTCGGTTGGTGCGGGCAGGGGCGTCCGCCCATGTGCCCCCACCGTCACCGACGGCCAAAGCCACGGTCGAGGCCGCTCGTTTCAGAGCAGCTTCGCTGATCTCGGTCGAGTGGGCGTATCCGGTCGTTTCGCCTTTTACAGCGCGCAGACCGAACCCCTCGGAAGCATCATAGCTGGCATTGCGCAGGCGTCCGTCATCGAACACCAGCGCCTCGGACCGCATCCGCTCGAGAAAAAGCTCGCCATCATCAGCACCATGGGTGGTTTGGGCCAGAATCTTCTGTGCCTCATCCTGAGCGATCAGGGTCTCGAACGGGCGAAAGGGGGAGGTGTCGGTCATGAGGGGCCTTTAGTTTGCGCTAAACGCGACGTTGTTCGTTAACTTGCGAAGGTTTTTCCTTGTTCCCAGCTTTCTAATATGGTTTCACACCAATGAGAAACAAGGGATTCCCGTGCCCGTGCGCGGGAGAGGCATGAGCGCGCTGCAGCCTGAACCGGAAATCACCGGTGCCGGGCCGCGCCGCACAGGGAAGAGAAAGACGATTATGATGCGTTTCAGCAGCCTTTTCGCCACTGCAACAGCAATGATGACGGCGGGTGTCGCCACAGCT
The Aliiroseovarius pelagivivens DNA segment above includes these coding regions:
- the tldD gene encoding metalloprotease TldD, which gives rise to MTDTSPFRPFETLIAQDEAQKILAQTTHGADDGELFLERMRSEALVFDDGRLRNASYDASEGFGLRAVKGETTGYAHSTEISEAALKRAASTVALAVGDGGGTWADAPARTNRKLYTDADPMADAGFGLKVETLREIDAFTRDLDSRVVQVSATIAASLQEVHILRPDGQLVSDTRPMTRLNVSVIVEKDGRRESGSSGGGGRAGLTGLMDPQHWQSTAREALRIALVNLDAVPAPAGMMDVVLGNGWPGILLHEAVGHGLEGDFNRKGTSAFSGLVGQQVAAKGVTVVDDGTLPDRRGSITVDDEGTPSGRAVLIEDGVLVGYMQDRQNARLMGVAPTGNGRRQSYAHAPMPRMTNTIMEGGNATPEEVLGELKDGIYAVGFGGGQVDITNGKFVFSCTEAYRVEGGKVGAPVKGATLIGDGPQAMKQIRAIGNDMALDPGVGTCGKAGQSVPVGVGQPSLLIGGLTVGGSAA